One genomic region from Halococcus qingdaonensis encodes:
- the polC gene encoding DNA polymerase II large subunit, translated as MRADDERYFEGIEGQLDEAIALAEKAREKGGDPTPEIEIPVAKDMADRVENILGIEGVAERVRELEGEMSREEAALELAADFAEGRVGDYETQAGTIEGAVRTAVALLTEGVVAAPIEGIDRVELADNPDGTQFVRVFYAGPIRSAGGTAQALSVLVADYTRSLLGLGGYQPRDEEVERYAEEVDLYDSETGLQYSPKDAETKFIARHSPVMLDGEATGQEEVSGFRDLERVGTNSARGGMCLVLGEGIAQKAPKIERYTSELDEVDWPWLDDLIAGTINGADETDDEPDDEDASDESAAEASEEPDDEPVGPLRPDPSEKFLRDLIAGRPVFGHPSEAGGFRLRYGRARNHGFATAGVHPATMHLVDDFLATGTQLKTERPGKAAGVVPVDSIEGPTVRLANGDVRRIDDPAEALELRNGVEAILDLGEYLVNYGEFVENNHPLAPASYTDDWWIQEFEATAADVRALADSTRVDLEHPTPTEAIEWAVEYDAPLHPNYTYCWHDITVEAFTTLREAVAAGEFVDGRLALEPRPAVREALEALLVPHSQAGDALRIPDPIPFVRSLGFDESLDSTAGELSEEAREWPNAMEAVRDVAPFALRERAPTRIGGRMGRPEKSETRELSPAVHTLFPIGEAGGNQRDVSKATDYVHDDGGERGVVPVEIGRRECVDCGERSYETRCPDCGAPTEPRYECPDCEIAVEPDESGQVECPRCGGEAWPTEWRTVNLREEYQDALDAVGERESAFDIMKGVKGLTSELKTPEPMEKGVLRAKHGVSTFKDGTVRYDMTDLPVTSVRPAELDVSVEQFRELGYHEDMNGDPLRHDDQLVELKVQDVVLSNGAAEHMLKTADFVDDLLESYYGLESFYELDDRDDLVGELVFGMAPHTSAAVVGRVIGFTSAAVGYAHPYFHASKRRNCFHPETKLWVEDEGDWRHERISSLVEESLEDPREDDFGTLVEELDGEVRVPSIDDDGERVRKPIEAVSKHTAPDHLIEIETRSGHELTVTPDHSMVRWDGGIEDIEANELEIGDTIPSPKRIDYEGEAASIDLLDAFLDADAVPNDELVIRGIGSEDLKFLFDDATEAEGHVKPVAEALDCSGSTVYNWISRDSVPASVLVTLIGGTALLDRLPADVSLSVKRDKTAVARTLEIDEGFATLLGYYAAEGFTRREAGDFYQTTICTPDDAARRDVIDAFEEVLGVEAYEESEWKVTASSRLVATLFADVFAAGTRAETKRIPDCMTNAPIPQLKAFLAAYFSGDGSVSSDRIEIRATTVSDELKRDLVAALKRFGVAAKTYEERRVPSTGAVAEFHDGPVPEYRSWTCKITSENVVRFAEEIGFHLDRKSRTLATVLDTVDVRTQRLLGDGGSADVWLDEVVQVDIVESTVDHVYSLTVAETNRLVANDLFVGQCDGDEDCVMLLLDGLLNFSKAYLPDKRGGRMDAPLVMSSRIDPAEIDDEAHNMDVVDSYPKEFYEATLEMADPGSVDIEIAEESVGTEGEYSGFRHTHDTSNLALGPSLSAYKTLGSMTEKMDAQLELARKLRAVDETDVAERIIEYHFLPDLIGNLRAFSRQETRCLDCGTKYRRMPLTGNCRECGGDVNLTVHEGSVKKYIGTATRVAEEYGTRDYTKQRLEVLERTLESVFENDKNKQSGIADFM; from the coding sequence ATGAGAGCGGACGACGAACGATACTTCGAGGGGATCGAGGGCCAACTCGACGAGGCCATCGCACTCGCCGAGAAAGCACGCGAGAAGGGTGGTGATCCGACCCCCGAGATCGAGATCCCCGTGGCCAAGGACATGGCCGATCGCGTGGAGAACATCCTGGGGATCGAGGGTGTCGCCGAGCGCGTGCGCGAATTGGAGGGCGAGATGAGCCGCGAGGAGGCCGCCCTCGAACTCGCGGCGGATTTCGCCGAGGGCCGCGTCGGCGACTACGAGACACAGGCCGGGACGATCGAGGGCGCAGTCAGAACCGCGGTCGCACTGCTCACCGAGGGTGTCGTCGCCGCGCCGATCGAGGGGATCGACCGGGTCGAGCTCGCGGACAACCCCGACGGGACGCAGTTCGTCCGCGTCTTTTATGCGGGACCGATCCGCTCGGCCGGCGGCACCGCACAGGCGCTGTCGGTGCTCGTCGCCGACTACACGCGCTCGTTGCTCGGACTCGGTGGGTATCAGCCCCGCGACGAGGAGGTCGAACGCTACGCCGAGGAGGTCGATCTCTACGATTCGGAGACCGGGCTCCAGTACTCCCCGAAGGACGCCGAGACGAAGTTCATCGCCCGCCACTCGCCGGTGATGCTCGACGGCGAGGCCACCGGCCAGGAGGAGGTCTCCGGCTTTCGCGATCTCGAACGAGTGGGGACGAACAGCGCGAGAGGGGGGATGTGTCTCGTGCTCGGCGAGGGGATCGCCCAGAAGGCACCGAAGATCGAGCGCTACACCAGCGAGCTGGACGAGGTCGACTGGCCGTGGCTCGACGACCTGATCGCGGGGACGATCAACGGTGCCGACGAGACCGACGACGAACCGGACGACGAGGACGCATCGGACGAATCGGCCGCGGAAGCGAGCGAGGAGCCCGACGACGAACCGGTGGGACCGCTCCGGCCCGACCCCTCCGAGAAGTTCCTCCGGGACCTCATTGCCGGCCGACCCGTCTTCGGCCATCCGAGCGAGGCCGGCGGGTTTCGCCTGCGCTACGGTCGCGCGCGGAATCACGGCTTTGCGACTGCTGGCGTCCATCCGGCGACGATGCATCTGGTCGACGACTTCCTCGCGACCGGTACGCAGCTCAAGACCGAGCGACCGGGGAAGGCCGCCGGCGTCGTTCCCGTTGATTCGATCGAGGGGCCCACGGTCAGGCTGGCGAACGGCGACGTCCGGCGCATCGACGACCCCGCCGAAGCGCTCGAACTACGGAACGGGGTGGAGGCGATCCTGGATCTCGGCGAATATCTCGTCAACTACGGCGAGTTCGTCGAGAACAACCATCCCCTGGCACCGGCCTCGTACACCGACGACTGGTGGATCCAGGAGTTCGAAGCTACTGCTGCGGACGTGCGCGCGCTCGCCGACTCGACGCGCGTCGATCTCGAACATCCCACGCCCACGGAGGCCATCGAGTGGGCCGTCGAGTACGACGCACCGCTGCATCCCAATTACACCTACTGCTGGCACGATATCACCGTCGAGGCGTTCACGACGCTCCGCGAGGCGGTCGCGGCCGGCGAGTTCGTCGACGGCAGACTGGCGCTCGAACCGCGCCCTGCGGTCCGCGAGGCACTCGAAGCACTCCTCGTCCCCCACTCGCAGGCGGGCGACGCGCTCAGGATCCCCGACCCCATACCGTTCGTTCGCTCGCTCGGGTTCGACGAGTCGCTCGACAGTACGGCCGGGGAGCTCTCGGAGGAGGCACGCGAGTGGCCGAACGCGATGGAGGCGGTTCGTGACGTCGCGCCCTTCGCTCTCCGCGAGCGCGCGCCGACGCGCATCGGCGGGCGGATGGGCAGGCCGGAGAAATCGGAGACGCGCGAGCTCTCGCCGGCGGTCCATACCCTCTTTCCGATCGGCGAGGCCGGCGGCAACCAGCGCGACGTGAGCAAGGCCACCGACTACGTCCACGACGACGGCGGCGAGCGTGGCGTCGTTCCCGTCGAGATCGGCCGCCGGGAGTGCGTCGACTGCGGCGAGCGCAGCTACGAGACGCGCTGTCCGGACTGTGGCGCGCCGACCGAACCGCGCTACGAGTGCCCCGACTGCGAGATCGCGGTCGAACCCGACGAGTCCGGCCAGGTGGAGTGTCCCCGGTGTGGGGGCGAGGCGTGGCCGACCGAGTGGCGGACGGTGAACCTCCGTGAGGAGTACCAGGACGCGCTGGACGCGGTCGGCGAGCGCGAGAGCGCCTTCGACATCATGAAAGGCGTGAAGGGGTTGACCTCGGAGCTGAAAACCCCCGAACCGATGGAGAAGGGTGTTCTCCGGGCGAAACACGGCGTCTCGACGTTCAAGGATGGGACTGTGCGCTACGACATGACCGACCTCCCGGTGACGAGTGTGCGACCGGCGGAACTCGACGTCTCGGTCGAGCAGTTCCGCGAGCTCGGCTACCACGAGGACATGAACGGCGACCCGCTGCGCCACGACGACCAGCTCGTCGAGCTCAAGGTCCAGGACGTCGTGCTCTCGAACGGCGCGGCCGAACACATGCTCAAGACGGCCGACTTCGTCGACGACCTGCTCGAAAGCTACTACGGGTTGGAGTCGTTCTACGAACTCGACGATCGCGACGACCTCGTCGGCGAACTCGTCTTCGGGATGGCTCCGCACACGTCGGCGGCGGTCGTCGGCCGCGTGATCGGCTTCACGAGCGCCGCCGTCGGCTACGCACATCCGTACTTTCACGCATCGAAGAGACGCAACTGTTTCCATCCCGAGACCAAGCTCTGGGTCGAGGACGAGGGAGACTGGCGACACGAACGGATCTCGTCGTTAGTCGAGGAGTCACTCGAAGATCCCCGTGAGGACGATTTCGGCACGCTCGTCGAAGAACTCGACGGCGAGGTTCGCGTTCCCTCGATCGACGACGATGGGGAACGAGTGCGAAAGCCGATCGAAGCGGTTTCGAAGCATACTGCACCCGACCACCTCATCGAGATCGAGACGCGGAGCGGACACGAACTGACCGTGACGCCGGATCACTCGATGGTGAGATGGGACGGTGGCATCGAGGATATCGAGGCGAACGAGCTCGAGATCGGTGATACGATTCCGTCGCCGAAACGGATCGACTACGAGGGCGAGGCAGCAAGTATCGATCTGCTCGACGCGTTCCTCGATGCCGATGCGGTGCCGAACGACGAACTAGTGATACGAGGTATCGGCTCCGAAGACCTCAAGTTCCTGTTCGATGACGCGACCGAAGCAGAAGGCCACGTCAAACCCGTTGCGGAAGCGCTCGATTGCAGCGGTTCGACCGTCTATAACTGGATCAGCCGCGACAGTGTTCCGGCATCCGTCCTGGTCACACTCATCGGCGGTACGGCGTTGCTCGATCGTCTGCCGGCGGACGTCTCGCTCTCGGTGAAACGCGACAAGACCGCTGTCGCGCGAACGCTCGAAATCGACGAAGGGTTCGCGACACTGCTCGGTTACTACGCAGCCGAGGGTTTCACACGCCGAGAAGCGGGGGATTTCTATCAGACGACGATCTGTACGCCGGATGACGCCGCACGCCGTGACGTCATCGACGCTTTCGAGGAGGTGCTCGGAGTGGAGGCCTACGAGGAAAGCGAGTGGAAGGTGACGGCGTCGAGTCGACTCGTGGCCACGCTTTTCGCGGACGTCTTCGCCGCTGGAACGCGGGCGGAGACGAAGCGGATCCCCGACTGCATGACGAACGCACCGATCCCACAGCTCAAGGCGTTTCTCGCAGCGTACTTCAGCGGCGACGGTAGCGTATCGAGCGACCGCATCGAGATCCGTGCGACGACCGTCAGCGACGAGTTGAAGCGCGACCTTGTCGCCGCACTGAAGCGCTTCGGAGTCGCAGCCAAAACCTACGAGGAACGTCGCGTTCCGTCGACGGGTGCCGTTGCCGAATTCCACGACGGGCCAGTGCCGGAGTATCGCTCGTGGACCTGTAAGATAACCTCAGAAAACGTCGTCCGGTTCGCGGAGGAGATCGGGTTCCATCTCGACCGGAAATCACGGACGCTCGCTACCGTGCTCGATACGGTCGACGTCCGCACACAGCGGTTGCTCGGCGACGGTGGCAGCGCGGACGTCTGGCTCGACGAGGTGGTCCAGGTCGATATCGTCGAATCGACAGTCGACCACGTCTACTCGCTCACCGTCGCGGAGACGAACAGGCTGGTCGCAAACGATCTCTTCGTCGGCCAGTGCGATGGGGATGAAGACTGTGTGATGCTTCTGCTGGACGGCTTGCTCAACTTCTCGAAAGCCTACCTGCCCGACAAGCGCGGCGGGCGGATGGACGCGCCGCTGGTGATGTCATCGCGAATCGACCCGGCCGAGATCGACGACGAGGCCCACAACATGGACGTCGTGGATTCCTACCCGAAGGAGTTCTACGAGGCCACCCTGGAGATGGCCGATCCAGGAAGCGTCGACATCGAGATCGCCGAGGAGAGCGTCGGCACCGAGGGCGAGTATTCGGGCTTTCGCCACACCCACGACACCTCGAACCTCGCGCTCGGGCCGTCGCTGTCGG
- a CDS encoding PPC domain-containing DNA-binding protein: MDYQELDGGREFVAGLDHGADWRAEIEALATDAGVDAGFFVALGAVQDVELFFYDQDRQEYDSVVFDEPLEVASCVGNVSWLDGERFAHTHAVCSRADGSTVAGHLNSGTVFAGEVYLREFDAHLEREHDETTDLDLWPL, from the coding sequence ATGGATTATCAGGAACTCGACGGGGGGCGCGAGTTCGTCGCCGGGCTGGACCACGGCGCGGACTGGCGCGCGGAAATCGAAGCGCTCGCGACCGACGCGGGTGTCGACGCGGGTTTTTTCGTCGCACTCGGCGCGGTGCAGGACGTCGAACTGTTCTTCTACGACCAGGATAGGCAGGAGTACGATTCGGTGGTGTTCGACGAACCGCTCGAAGTCGCCTCGTGCGTCGGTAACGTCTCGTGGCTCGACGGCGAGCGGTTCGCCCACACCCACGCGGTCTGCTCGCGCGCGGACGGCTCGACCGTGGCCGGTCATCTGAACTCGGGCACGGTGTTCGCCGGCGAGGTGTATCTCCGCGAGTTCGACGCCCACCTCGAACGCGAACACGACGAGACGACCGATCTCGATCTCTGGCCGCTCTGA
- a CDS encoding helix-turn-helix transcriptional regulator, translating to MKNTVRRHRNRADMSQADLAAAVDVTRQTINAVERERYDPSIELAFKLAAHFDCRVEDLFDPELNGVGTDRDD from the coding sequence ATGAAAAACACGGTTCGACGGCATCGAAACAGGGCGGACATGAGCCAGGCCGACCTCGCGGCGGCCGTCGACGTCACTCGCCAGACGATCAACGCGGTCGAGCGCGAGCGCTACGATCCCTCGATCGAGCTGGCGTTCAAACTGGCTGCCCATTTCGATTGCCGGGTCGAGGACCTGTTCGATCCCGAACTGAACGGGGTCGGGACGGACCGCGACGACTGA
- a CDS encoding DUF2178 domain-containing protein has translation MTQTETTGRKRFTKRRRYRRVMVGVLLAGVAIGLVLRSIGYPFVGEAVYWLGIISVLAIWRSTSLTLFDERDQELERRTAMTTLNVFAAVLVIGASATRVLAWAGIYTAPPELAGALYGYIALFLVALFIAAWYRYRG, from the coding sequence ATGACACAAACCGAAACAACCGGACGGAAGCGCTTCACGAAGAGACGCCGTTACCGACGTGTGATGGTCGGTGTACTCCTCGCCGGCGTCGCCATCGGCCTTGTCCTCAGATCGATCGGCTATCCATTCGTTGGCGAAGCAGTGTACTGGCTTGGGATCATCAGCGTCCTCGCGATCTGGCGCAGCACCTCCCTGACACTGTTCGACGAGCGCGATCAAGAACTCGAACGACGCACAGCGATGACCACACTGAATGTTTTCGCGGCGGTATTGGTCATTGGCGCGTCAGCCACTAGAGTGCTGGCGTGGGCCGGAATCTACACGGCTCCTCCGGAACTCGCAGGTGCACTGTACGGCTACATCGCACTGTTCCTGGTGGCGCTGTTCATCGCCGCGTGGTATCGGTATCGCGGATGA
- a CDS encoding ATP-dependent DNA helicase: protein MIDGAPVFTTVAADASPLRFFPYESPYENQREAIERIHDALGAETDVLFEGACGTGKTLSALVPALEFAREEDKTVVITTNVHQQMRQFVADARAINDREPLRATVFKGKSSMCHIDVDYEECQVLRDSTKDLVDAEEDLDELEAREESLLEASQDGDGDATEARSAVMDELESVESEVEELREESICEHYYNNLTVDTEAFYAWLASDVRTPEEIYEYAEQENLCGYELLKDGMEEMDLVVCNYHHLLDPVIREQFFRWLGRDPEDVIAVFDEAHNVESAAREHATRTLTETTLDSALAECDDSDDPRAAQARNVVSAFRKALVSTYDEELGFGEREQIGEDWEDLEIANSEGRDDLTLAFLDAYTGQGIEGDVEAALALGAALDREYDQKYRNGETQVRKECQTLQTARFVESWLEDGASGGRHPVISVREGPDGVYGRAESFASIPRDVTEPLFANLHASVLMSATLRPFDVVTDVLGLEEPETMAYGLTFPEERRRTFAVDTPALFASERDDTDVQRTITDTLDDAIRFTPGNTLLFFPSYSEAERYHDRVAAATNATTYLDEPGEAVEPLRERFAAGEHGALFTSLWGTLAEGVSFDGNDAHTVVVVGVPYPHLDDRLEAVEDAYDAAYGAGWQYAVEIPTIRKTRQALGRVLRSPEEIGVRALLDARYTERGRREMGKYGVRETFPEEERAELLDVAPEKLKFAMLNFYSDHAAYDGDPPTP, encoded by the coding sequence ATGATCGATGGCGCGCCAGTCTTCACCACTGTGGCTGCCGACGCGTCCCCCCTCCGGTTCTTTCCCTACGAGTCGCCGTACGAGAACCAGCGCGAGGCGATCGAACGCATCCACGACGCGCTCGGAGCGGAAACGGACGTCCTCTTCGAGGGCGCCTGCGGCACGGGCAAGACGCTCTCGGCGCTCGTGCCCGCCCTGGAGTTCGCCCGCGAGGAGGACAAGACCGTCGTGATCACGACGAACGTCCACCAGCAGATGCGCCAGTTCGTCGCCGACGCCCGCGCGATCAACGACCGCGAACCGCTCCGCGCGACGGTGTTCAAGGGGAAATCCTCGATGTGTCACATCGACGTCGACTACGAGGAGTGTCAGGTGCTGCGCGACAGCACGAAGGACCTCGTCGACGCCGAGGAGGATCTCGACGAGCTTGAGGCACGCGAGGAGAGTCTCCTGGAGGCGAGCCAGGACGGTGACGGCGACGCGACCGAAGCGCGCAGCGCGGTGATGGACGAACTCGAAAGCGTCGAGAGCGAGGTCGAGGAACTGCGCGAGGAGTCGATCTGCGAGCACTACTACAACAACCTCACCGTCGACACCGAGGCGTTCTACGCGTGGCTCGCCAGCGACGTACGCACGCCGGAGGAGATCTACGAGTACGCAGAGCAGGAGAACCTCTGTGGCTACGAGCTCCTCAAGGACGGGATGGAGGAGATGGATCTCGTGGTCTGTAACTACCACCACCTGCTCGATCCCGTGATCCGTGAGCAGTTCTTCCGCTGGCTCGGCCGCGATCCGGAGGACGTCATCGCCGTCTTCGACGAGGCCCACAACGTCGAGAGCGCCGCGCGCGAACACGCCACCCGAACACTCACCGAGACGACTCTCGATAGCGCCCTCGCCGAGTGCGACGACAGCGACGACCCGCGGGCCGCACAGGCGAGAAACGTCGTGAGCGCCTTCCGGAAGGCGCTCGTTTCGACCTACGACGAGGAATTGGGCTTCGGCGAGCGCGAGCAGATCGGCGAGGACTGGGAGGACCTGGAGATCGCCAACAGCGAGGGGCGCGACGACCTCACGCTCGCCTTTCTCGATGCCTACACTGGGCAGGGTATCGAGGGTGACGTCGAGGCAGCGCTCGCGCTTGGAGCAGCCCTCGATCGGGAGTACGACCAGAAATACCGTAACGGCGAGACACAGGTCCGGAAAGAGTGTCAGACCCTTCAAACAGCTCGGTTCGTCGAATCGTGGCTCGAAGACGGCGCATCCGGTGGTCGCCATCCCGTGATCTCGGTGCGCGAGGGGCCCGACGGGGTCTACGGTCGTGCGGAGTCGTTCGCGTCGATCCCGCGCGACGTGACCGAACCGCTCTTTGCGAACCTGCACGCGAGCGTGCTGATGAGCGCGACGCTGCGGCCGTTCGACGTCGTCACCGACGTGCTCGGGCTGGAAGAGCCGGAAACGATGGCCTACGGGCTCACGTTTCCCGAGGAGCGCCGCCGGACCTTCGCCGTCGACACGCCGGCGCTGTTCGCCAGCGAGCGCGACGACACGGATGTGCAGCGAACGATCACCGACACGCTCGACGACGCGATCCGGTTCACGCCGGGCAACACGCTCCTCTTCTTCCCGAGTTACAGCGAGGCCGAGCGCTATCACGATCGGGTCGCCGCCGCGACGAACGCGACGACGTATCTCGACGAACCGGGCGAGGCCGTCGAGCCGCTGCGCGAGCGGTTCGCCGCCGGCGAGCATGGCGCACTCTTCACCTCACTGTGGGGCACGCTCGCCGAGGGCGTGAGTTTCGACGGCAACGACGCCCACACTGTCGTCGTGGTCGGCGTCCCCTACCCGCATCTCGACGATCGCCTCGAAGCCGTCGAGGACGCCTACGACGCCGCCTACGGCGCTGGCTGGCAGTACGCCGTCGAGATCCCCACCATCCGCAAGACGCGGCAGGCGCTCGGGCGTGTGCTGCGCTCGCCCGAGGAGATCGGCGTGCGCGCGCTGCTCGACGCGCGTTACACCGAGCGCGGCCGACGAGAGATGGGCAAGTACGGCGTCCGCGAGACGTTCCCCGAGGAGGAACGCGCCGAACTGCTCGACGTCGCGCCGGAGAAGCTCAAGTTCGCCATGCTCAACTTCTACTCCGATCACGCGGCCTACGACGGCGACCCGCCGACGCCCTGA
- a CDS encoding cation diffusion facilitator family transporter, whose protein sequence is MAESRSVVIAALVANGAIAVLKFAGFLLTGSAAMLSETYHSISDTGNQIFLLIGIRYGEKEANREHPFGYGKAQFFYSFLVSVLLFGIAGWESAKHGYDAIVHPHPPGTGAVSLLGVTFPGVWVNYAVLVGAIAFESYALKKAYTAMRRQIDDHGWSGFREAFRKTSDVTTLTALTEDTIAISGAGLALFGVFLSRITGNPLYDAVAALLIGLLLMGFAVALAWENKRLLLGESLPAAEERELRELVAGWSGVETVVDFRTVYFGPEEVIVTGDVEFDPRLETTSIDERITEIEDALVATNPQVQKVYIEPEV, encoded by the coding sequence ATGGCAGAAAGCAGATCCGTCGTCATCGCCGCTCTCGTCGCCAACGGAGCCATCGCCGTGCTGAAATTCGCCGGCTTTCTCCTCACCGGCAGCGCCGCGATGCTGTCCGAGACCTACCACTCGATCTCCGATACGGGCAACCAGATCTTCCTGCTCATCGGGATCCGGTACGGGGAGAAGGAGGCCAACCGCGAGCATCCGTTCGGCTACGGGAAAGCACAGTTCTTCTATAGCTTCCTCGTCTCGGTACTCCTCTTCGGCATCGCGGGCTGGGAGAGCGCGAAACACGGCTACGACGCGATCGTCCATCCACACCCACCGGGCACGGGTGCGGTCAGCCTGCTGGGCGTGACCTTCCCCGGCGTCTGGGTCAACTACGCGGTGCTCGTCGGTGCGATCGCCTTCGAGAGCTACGCGCTGAAGAAAGCCTACACGGCGATGCGCCGTCAGATCGACGACCACGGCTGGAGCGGCTTTCGCGAGGCGTTCCGGAAGACGAGCGACGTGACCACGCTGACGGCACTGACCGAGGACACCATCGCGATAAGCGGCGCGGGGCTGGCGCTGTTCGGGGTGTTCCTCAGTCGGATCACGGGCAATCCGCTCTACGACGCGGTCGCCGCCCTGCTCATCGGCCTCCTCCTGATGGGCTTCGCGGTCGCGCTCGCGTGGGAGAACAAGCGCCTCCTGCTCGGCGAGAGCCTGCCGGCTGCCGAGGAGCGCGAACTGCGCGAACTCGTCGCTGGCTGGAGCGGCGTCGAGACCGTCGTCGATTTCCGGACCGTCTACTTCGGCCCCGAGGAGGTCATCGTGACCGGCGACGTCGAGTTCGATCCGCGTCTCGAAACCACGTCGATCGACGAGCGGATCACCGAGATCGAGGACGCGCTCGTGGCGACCAACCCGCAGGTACAGAAGGTCTATATCGAGCCCGAAGTGTAG
- the hisH gene encoding imidazole glycerol phosphate synthase subunit HisH, whose protein sequence is MSTGHAQQATASVAVVDYGLGNLRSVTRGLERAGASVDVSDDSAEFTAADGIVLPGVGAFREGVENAGPYREALLEAADDGTPVFGICLGMQMLLTTSEEADRAGEGEVEGLDLIPGRNRRFTGDLKVPHMGWNELAVERDHPLVEGVNGEYAYFVHSYYAAPDDEDATVASTEYGSRFPSIVADESGTVFGTQFHPEKSGETGLRILRNFVALCAE, encoded by the coding sequence ATGAGCACGGGACACGCCCAGCAGGCGACGGCGTCGGTGGCCGTCGTCGATTACGGGCTCGGTAACCTCCGGAGCGTGACGCGCGGTCTCGAACGCGCTGGGGCCAGCGTGGACGTTTCCGACGATTCGGCGGAATTCACCGCCGCCGACGGCATCGTTCTTCCGGGAGTCGGCGCGTTCCGTGAGGGCGTCGAGAACGCCGGGCCATATCGGGAGGCTCTCCTGGAGGCGGCGGACGACGGCACGCCGGTGTTCGGCATCTGTCTCGGCATGCAGATGCTGCTGACCACGAGCGAGGAGGCCGACCGCGCCGGTGAGGGCGAGGTCGAAGGACTCGATCTGATCCCCGGTCGCAACCGGCGGTTCACCGGCGATCTGAAAGTGCCCCACATGGGCTGGAACGAACTGGCCGTCGAGCGTGACCACCCGCTCGTCGAAGGTGTCAATGGCGAGTACGCCTACTTCGTCCACTCCTACTACGCAGCACCCGACGACGAGGATGCGACCGTCGCCAGCACCGAGTACGGGTCGCGGTTCCCGAGCATCGTCGCCGACGAGTCGGGCACCGTCTTCGGCACACAGTTCCACCCCGAGAAAAGCGGCGAGACCGGCCTGCGAATCCTGCGGAACTTCGTGGCGCTTTGTGCCGAGTAG
- a CDS encoding uracil-DNA glycosylase codes for MDGLEVDSCERCPALCESRSRIVNGDGPDDAELLFVGEGPGENEDETGEPFIGRSGTVLDDALRDAGLGREDIRITNCVRCHPPDNRDPHTDELSNCREFLEQEIATVDPELVVTLGKVPTEHLLGRDARVTEEAGSIEEARIDGTPQRVLVCVHPAATLYDGSQKETFTETIATAAGVVGAGEGDGQSRLGGF; via the coding sequence ATGGACGGGCTGGAGGTCGATTCCTGCGAGCGCTGTCCCGCACTCTGCGAGTCGCGGAGTCGCATCGTCAACGGCGACGGACCGGACGACGCCGAGCTGCTGTTCGTCGGCGAGGGGCCGGGCGAGAACGAGGACGAGACCGGCGAGCCGTTCATCGGTCGGAGCGGGACGGTCCTCGACGACGCGCTGCGCGACGCCGGGCTCGGCCGCGAGGACATCCGCATCACCAACTGCGTGCGCTGTCATCCGCCGGACAACCGCGATCCCCACACCGACGAGCTCTCGAACTGTCGGGAGTTTCTGGAGCAAGAGATCGCGACCGTCGATCCCGAGCTCGTCGTCACGCTCGGGAAGGTCCCGACCGAACACCTGCTCGGGCGCGACGCGCGCGTGACGGAGGAGGCGGGCTCCATCGAGGAAGCACGGATCGACGGAACGCCACAGCGAGTGCTCGTCTGCGTCCACCCGGCGGCGACGCTCTACGACGGCTCACAGAAGGAGACCTTTACCGAGACGATCGCCACGGCAGCCGGCGTCGTCGGTGCGGGCGAGGGCGACGGCCAGTCGCGTCTCGGCGGGTTCTGA
- a CDS encoding endonuclease dU gives MKAGTRALGIAESYRGERGRSTLAGAVVRASRVVDGFVLGSCTVGGTDATEAIVALHDRLDRADVNYLFVSGIAPAWYNVLDLKHLHDATEMPVLSISFEESPGLEPALRSEFSGDGLATRLDTYRAQPPRHRCSVNDETLFVRSVGIDGGDAEAVVRGFTPEGGRPEPLRVARLAARAADS, from the coding sequence GTGAAAGCCGGGACGCGCGCGCTCGGGATCGCCGAATCCTACCGGGGCGAGCGCGGCCGGAGCACGCTTGCCGGCGCGGTCGTCCGGGCCAGCCGCGTCGTCGACGGGTTCGTTCTCGGCTCCTGTACCGTCGGCGGCACCGACGCCACCGAGGCTATCGTCGCCCTCCACGACCGCCTCGACCGTGCGGACGTGAACTATCTCTTCGTCTCGGGCATCGCGCCCGCGTGGTACAACGTTCTCGACCTCAAGCATCTTCACGACGCGACGGAGATGCCCGTGCTCTCGATTTCCTTCGAGGAGAGTCCGGGTCTGGAACCAGCGCTTCGATCAGAATTTTCCGGCGATGGGCTCGCGACACGGCTCGACACGTATCGTGCACAGCCGCCGCGCCATCGATGCTCGGTCAACGACGAGACGCTGTTCGTCAGAAGCGTTGGGATCGATGGGGGCGATGCCGAAGCGGTCGTTCGAGGATTCACACCCGAGGGCGGACGGCCCGAGCCGCTGCGGGTCGCCCGACTGGCCGCCCGTGCCGCCGATTCCTGA